The DNA window TACGTACTCAACTTCGCACGGATACCCAAAGAGGCAATTATTCTTGATCTGTTCGGCTACCCGCGCAGGCACCAGTTTTTCCCAGCCCTCCTGCCCAGCCTGAATCAACTCCAGCACGCCGTCGGTCGAGATGTGCAGGTTTTCCTCGTTGTAATCACGAATAGCTTCGATCTTATCGTTGAGAATCAGGTATTGATACAACGGCTCCAGCAGGGGGGGCAGGTGAAAATCGTCGCAGGTGTAGATTGCACCGTCGCGCAGGGTGGGGTACACGAACAGCTTGACTTTCTTGCTGAACAGCGTTGCAAACGATTCCAGGATACCGCCCGGCAGAAACTCGTAGTGGCCCTCGTCGAAGATGTATTCCAGATTGGGAATGCCCACCACCAGACCACATTTGAGCCGGGTAAGTCGGGCCAGATAAGCGACCAGCTTGTAATACTCCAGGTAGTTGGAGATCATCACCGTCTGCCCCATCGAGCACAGAATATCGACCCGGTCCAGAAAGTCTTTCTCGTCGATCTCCTTGTCATTTGCTTTCAGATTGTGCAGGGTCAGCTCCGCCATCGACACTACCCGGTTCTCATCGACGTCGTCTTCGGCTTTGAACTGCTTCACCCCGTTCTCGATCATGTCGAGCTGCACGTTGGTGAGGGGGCGCAGGCGTCCGCGCATCACCAGGATATGCTTTTTGTACAGTGCTTCCGAAGGTTGCAGCACCTGCCCGTCGGAGCCGAACAGGGCCGCGTCGGTAAAGCCATTTTTCACCAGATGCAGCGTCATCAGCCTGTTATCGACCTCGGCAAAGTCGGGGCCATTGAAGCGGATCATGTCGATCTGAATACGTTCCGCTATCAGATCGTCCATCAGCGACAGTACCAGCGTTTCGGGTGATTTGGCGTAGTAATAGCAGCCGTAAATCAGGTTAACGCCGATAATACCGAGTGCCTGCTGTTGCAGTATGTTCTCGTTGTCGAGCATCCGGACGTGGATAATCACGTCGTTATAGCCAGACTGGGGCGTCAGCTGAAACCGGCAGCCGATCCAGCCGTGGGCATCGTTGGTTTTCTGGTAGTTGAGCGCAACGACCGTGTTGGCGAAGGAGAAAAATGTGGTGTCGGGGCCGCGCTTTTCGGCCAGCCGCTTTTCGAGCAGGCTGTATTCCTTACTCAGCATCTTCACTAGCCGCGACTCAACCACGTACCGGCCGCTTTCTTCAACACCGTAAATGCTGTCGCTGAACGTCATGTCGTAGGCCGACATGGTTTTGGCAATCGTACCCGACGAACCGCCCGCTTTGAAAAACATGGCAGCCGTTTCCTGCCCTGCGCCGATTTCAGCAAACGAGCCGTAAATCCGCCGGTCCAGGTTGATGCGTAACGCTTTCTGCTTGGTACCTATATTCTTGTCGTACATTGGAACGGGTAGCTTACTGACGAGATGACCGATAGCAAATATACGCAACCGGCCTGCGTCTTTCATTGGTGCCGTATTGGTCAATAAGGCGTAATAATTGGACAAAAAAAATAGCCTTTCGT is part of the Spirosoma rhododendri genome and encodes:
- a CDS encoding TonB-dependent receptor → MYDKNIGTKQKALRINLDRRIYGSFAEIGAGQETAAMFFKAGGSSGTIAKTMSAYDMTFSDSIYGVEESGRYVVESRLVKMLSKEYSLLEKRLAEKRGPDTTFFSFANTVVALNYQKTNDAHGWIGCRFQLTPQSGYNDVIIHVRMLDNENILQQQALGIIGVNLIYGCYYYAKSPETLVLSLMDDLIAERIQIDMIRFNGPDFAEVDNRLMTLHLVKNGFTDAALFGSDGQVLQPSEALYKKHILVMRGRLRPLTNVQLDMIENGVKQFKAEDDVDENRVVSMAELTLHNLKANDKEIDEKDFLDRVDILCSMGQTVMISNYLEYYKLVAYLARLTRLKCGLVVGIPNLEYIFDEGHYEFLPGGILESFATLFSKKVKLFVYPTLRDGAIYTCDDFHLPPLLEPLYQYLILNDKIEAIRDYNEENLHISTDGVLELIQAGQEGWEKLVPARVAEQIKNNCLFGYPCEVEYVPIGQQVRQQQEQVVADVTPN